The following nucleotide sequence is from Pseudonocardia abyssalis.
CGGCGTCGATCACGACCTCGCGCAGCAGGTGGCGCGTGACACCCGGGAATCGGTGCTGCCCTTGTGCCATGATGGCAGCCTGACAGATGGCGCATCGCTGTCAAGAAGACGGACACAACGCAACGAAGGGTCCACCGATGACGGAGCTTCCTCCGCGGCCAGCGGACGCTGTCCTGCTCGACCCGCACGGGGACCGCTGCTTCGGCTGCGGCCCGGACAACCCGGCCGGGGTCGCGCTGCAGGTCTACCGCGTCGGCGACGAGGTCCTGGCTGACGTGTCCTTCGCGCCGAAGCACGCCGGCGCCCACGGTGTCGTGCACGGCGGGGTGCTGGCGTCGGCGTGCGACGACCTGGTGGCGTTCCTGCTCTACGTGCTGCAGCAGCCGGCCGTGACCCGCAGCCTCCAGATGGACTACCTGGCACCGGTGCCGGTGGGGGAGCCGCACCGGCTGGTGGGTGGACTGGTGAGTCAGGAGGGTCGTCGGTTGACGATGGTGGCCGAGGGGCGCGCCGCCGACGGTGCGGTGCGGTTCTCCGCGCGCGCCGTGTTCGTCACGGTGGACCTCGCGCACTTCGAGCGGTTCGGCGCGGTCGACGGGGCCGACGTGGTCAGCAGGTTCCGTGTCGCACGACCCGACCCGGCGACGGCGGACACCGGACCGCCCCGCCCGTCGGTGCCCGGCACGATCGCCCGGGGTGCCTGATGGGTGGCTCGATGGTGGCCGGGTACCCGCACCGGATCGGCGGGCACTGCGGGTCCGGCTCGTTGCGTGACCTGCTCGAATGGGCCGGCCTGAGCTACGGCGACGTGCCGATGGGCGAGGGGGCGGTGTTCGGGCTGGGCGGCAGCCTGAGCTTCAGCTACCTTCGTGGCCCCGGCCTCGGGACCCCGATCTACCTGGTCGGGCGGGGCGCATCACTGACCGAGCAGTTCAGCGCGAACCTCGGCATCGCCCAGGAGCTGCGCTCGACCGACGATCCGGTGCTGGGCTGGGAGTGGGTGCGCGACGAGCTCGATGCGGGCCGCCCGGTCCTGTGCT
It contains:
- a CDS encoding PaaI family thioesterase → MTELPPRPADAVLLDPHGDRCFGCGPDNPAGVALQVYRVGDEVLADVSFAPKHAGAHGVVHGGVLASACDDLVAFLLYVLQQPAVTRSLQMDYLAPVPVGEPHRLVGGLVSQEGRRLTMVAEGRAADGAVRFSARAVFVTVDLAHFERFGAVDGADVVSRFRVARPDPATADTGPPRPSVPGTIARGA